The genomic region TGATACAAATAGGCATTCACCGATCAATAACTGGCTCGGATCTTCTATGCAGCTTATCTTTGCTGAATGCCTCAACTCAGATTTAAGTAATACCATTACTTTGCTCAAACAACTCAGCCAGCATCAGCTCAGTCAAGAAAGTATTCTTTTTAAAAACTCTAATATCTCCTACTCACTTCGAAATATTTTTGGCAAGGGTAATGATATTTATGATGATTTAAAACTCACTCCATTCTTTGCGGACCTCGCAAACTTTGATAGCATTGAACTACCCAAATCACGCGATGCGAGTTCTCTATTCAAAGAGTTTATCTATAAGACGAAAAACAATAGTTCTTTGAAAAAAACCTACCTCGCAAAGTTAAAAAAAGAGCCCAAGCAGACTTTTGGTATTCAGTATATGACTCACCTACTTGAGCATCAGTCACCACAAAAAATCTATGCCTTCCTTGATAATCAATTAGCCGCTATCAAAGCCTTGCCCAAGTCACAACAAGCGGGCATTTTAGCGTCACTCGATCAAATCATGAAGCAATACCCCTTTAAAAACAATATGAATAATATCAAAGGCTCTTTTCGTGAATACCAAACTAAGTTCACTTCCTCAAATTCAGGCGATACCTACACCAATTTTCTCGAACTAAAAGTAGGTGATGATTCCTACGCTTACACAAATGAGGCGGGCAATATCATCAGTCAATTTATCAACAAGGATATCAACAAAGCCAAAATACTCTGGGATCATAGCTTAAAGCAATTACGAAAATTTCAGCTGCGTAGTAATTCACAGTCCCATGGCGGCAACTCATTCTCTGAGCAATTATTTAATGAAATCCGTAATGAAAATAGCTATAGCATCAAAAAATTAAGCTTTTTAACATCCATTATTCCAGTCGTGAAATTTAGTCAACGCAAGCGCTCCAATATTCACAATACTCTCGATCAAATCTATTCTCAGACAATAAATGACTTGTGCAATGCCTACCGTAGTGATAGCAAAACAAAAGCAGAAGCTAATTATCTCGCATTAAGCGAGATACTCAATAATACCGAACTTATACAGAACCTTGAAACTCCTTATGCGAAGCTCTTCGATCGTACACTCAGGAATTCCTCTAGCGCGGAGCTCCAAAAAATACTCAGCTACTTAAAAAGTAATGAACTTCATAAGCAGAACACCGAGCTCCGCTTACTTTGTGATTATCTTATCCTACTGAAGAAAAATCGTAAGACTCCTGTCCCAAATGAATTGATTACTTTTTATTCAGATTACTTAAAAGATGAAAAAATTGCCCTTAATACCAGATTCAAAGCGATTAATAAAATCTTCACTTCCTTCTTTAATGAGGCCCCACAAACTAAAGAACTCAATCAACTATTTTATCAACTTTGTGATTCTGGCTCAAAAACTAAGAATTCTGAGTATGACTATTATCATCAACCCTTACTGGAACACATTTTTGTCATCACCGAAAAGGATGATGCTTGGAAAAAAGCAGCTAAACAAGTCGTCACTCTAAGCGAGATGAAATTAAAACAAGATCCCGATTCCTTTAATACTCACCAAAATTCCTTTAATGCATCACTCTTCGCGTTCCTAGACACCCTTTATAGACTTGATGAAGATAGCAAGGCAAAAATTTATCTTAATAAATCCGCTCTCAGATTAAAGGATCGCTTCGAAACTTTATGGATCCTGATCCTCAACGACCGTATCGAAGAGGCAGTAAGTCTCGCTAAATCTAATCTGCACTCGATGGATTCACCTAACAATTTCTGGGATCAATTACGCAAGTTTAAAATTGATGAAAAACTCCCGAAGTTTTATTCGGCCCTAGCTGACAAAGAACGTATCTACACAACAAAAGTTTTCTCCGCTTTCGCTTCACGAAATAGTAAAACTCAGCTAGAGCTTGTTAAAGAATTTGAAAAAGAAAACCCTCAAAACAAAGCCCTCCGAAAAGTTCTCATTGAAGCCTTTAATAAAAATAATCAAACGAAAGTTTTGATCAAAAAACATAATGCAGAACTTTTTGATTCCATCGATCCCCTACCCATCATCTACTCTGATGATCACAATAAAAATGAGTCTTATGTGAATTACATAATGACTCAAATCAGCAAGCTAAGTAGTGCCGACCTGGATACCATTAGCAAAAAAATTAAAGAAGCCCGATTAGATGATGATTATGCCTACAAAGCACTCAACCTAGTCAGATCTTTTTCCGGAGCTTATGACCAATTTATTGATAGTAAATCAAGTTCAGAAGATTTTGAAACTCAGGCAAAACAACTCATGCTTTTAGGGCAGAAACTGGTTCCACTCGCCGAAAACTCCAATAATATAGCTGACTTATTTTCGGTGACGTATATCATCATGAATCACTATGAAGGTAGCGAAGCTACCAATACTTGGTTAAAGAGCCTCCCAGAAGAGTTTTTCTCAAACTCGCGCAGCTCTAATCTTCGTGATGCACTTAAGTTTTATACTAAAATCTATGACGAAAAAATCCCCGCTCAGAATACTGAAATTATCAAAGCCAAAAGCTCCTACCTCACCAGCCCTCACCTAGAGATCATTTTCACTACCGAGATAAGCAGAAAGAAAGCAAAAGAAGACATTTCATCGCAACTCGTTAATAGCATTAAGAAATTCAAGGACCTCCAAGCGTATCCCCCTGAGCTTGCGACTCAGTTGGTGAAAGCAAAGCAGTCATATAAACTTTGGCAGCTGCTCAAAGGCCTTTATAAAGAAAATAGTAAGAAAGCTGATATTGACCCCTTTGAAGTCACCATTAATACCGCGTATAAATCGCTCACAAATTGTGAGAACCTATCTGCGAAAAGCATGCGTAGCTTCATTCAGTCACTCAATAAAAATCTACTCGACAAGAATATCGCCTACCTCGCGACGCTAGAGAACAAAGCTGATTACTTACAAGAATTAGAAATTAACCTGATTTACCAAAAAGCCATTAATGCAAAAGCGGCACAATGTCCCCCTGCTTTTATCAAGTACTACCAGAACTATTTTGCCAATGCAAAAACACCTGTAAACGAACGCTTAACAGCTTTCTACAATAATTACTCAAGCTTTACACAATGCCCCATCATCATCGACAGTATCACACCCCTATTTAAGCAGAGTACTGCTGAAAGCCATGTTCAAAACAGAGCGTTTCATGAGCTGCTTTTGCTTGCTATGCATTATACATCTACGACTAGCCACAAGACAACTTTAAATAACTTATTGGCGCTCCAAGTGAACAAGCCCGACTTGGGTTCCGATCAAGGTCAAATCAATGAGATTTTACTGCGAGATATAAAAATCCTACTGAATAAACCTTATGAAAATTCCGAAGATATCCTCAGTTTCAAGGAGACTTATTTATCCTTAATCTATAACGGTAAGCATCAAGAATTTGCCGAACTCTTTTCTACCAACTGGCAGAAAATCAAGCTTTTCAAGCATCTCACAAATGCTTTCAAACCAAGTAAAGAGCGCGATCCAGACTTTATTGCCAGTATTGAAATGCTTCCGTCCCCAGAGCTCAAACTGCTCGCGAAAGCCATCTACTACAACGAATCAAGACTCATATACAAAGACTTCTCCTTTTACCGCTACAACCATACCCAAGGTACAGGCAACACTCTAGACCAAGTCGCAGTAGAATTCAGTAAAACTCAATTTACTCAGCCTAAAATAAAACAAACTATTGCACTCCTATTGATGCTGCGAACTAAGGGCCGTGAACTGGCAAAAGATGACGTGATCGACTATTTAAAGACCTTAAGTCTAGAAGAAATTGTCAAACAACAAAATCACCACTACCGCGTTGGCTATTCACTCTATATTCAAAATCTCATTGATACTAAAAAAAGCGCTATCGCTATACAAAAAATCGAAGATATTAACAACTTGGCCAATAGCAACCGTCAATTGAAAAACTCCTGTCATTCCTTCTTACAAGAGATCTCAACCATGCTAGTTAAAGAGATCTGTTCAGGAAATATGAAATTTTCCGCTCAAGAGGGACATACACAAGTAAAGCAACTGGCTAATGCCCTATTCAAATCCAATGACCACCCCTACCACTTCACTTCCTTAATACAGCTTATGTCAGTTAAAAACATTATTAACAATACACCCGTAGATGCCCAAAACTGGATTAAGAAAATGCCGAAGAAATACCAAAAACGTTTTACTGAATACGAACTCTACAAAATCCTGAATTCCCTGCCAAAGTGGTCTGAGGCTATTAGCCAAGAAAACTTAAAAGCCACACAGATAAAAGTTCTTGAATCCCCCGCATGTAAACTTATGTTCAAGAAGCGTTTAAAAGAAATTGACAAAGTTAAAAAACGTCTAAAAATCACAAATTAGGGTGAATCTATGAATGAAATAAATCACTTTATTGATCAAGTAAAAGCAAGGCTCCTGAAAGCCCGCTTTGCGACCTTGCTCGGCCCTAGTCTACTCGGCTTATGTATCATCAACTTATTAATCGCCCTCTACTTTGTCTCCCAGGGTTATAAAGTTGAGACCAAGCTACTGCTCTTGCCTACAGTCCTTATTGCTCTAGGCTATATTATTTTTAGTGTATTAAAGAAGCCTACTAAAAAAGAAGCGGCTGATTATGCGGATTCATTCTTTGATTTGCGCAATGCTTTAAGCTCCCATTTGGATTTCCTCTCTCGTGAAGCCACTGACGACACTCAAAAACAATTTCATCAGCTCCAGCTCCAGCAAACCAGTCAGCTTTGCCAAGGTCAAAAAATAGCCGCTATTCCCGTACGTTTTTCAGCCAAAAAAATAATTGCTTCATTACTCTTAATCATCACCACTTTAGTCCTTTGTTCATTTGATGACTCAGATGAAATCAAAGCACAAAAACTCTTGGCACAAAGCACTTTAGAAACCAGTACTCAAAACAAAAAAGATCTTGAAGAAACTATCGAAGAACTGCAAGAAAGCATGACTGAAGAAGAACGGAAACTCTTTAAATCTACCAAGATCAAGCAAGTCCTCAAGAATATTGAATCCACTGAGAATAAACTCGACGCTTTGCGCCAATACGCAAAATTAGAAAAAGAGATCTCCTCGCTCGGGGATAAAATGAATACCAAAAATGATAAAAAACTTCTCGATGAAATCTCTCGTGAACTCGAGAAAAATCGCGCCACAAACAAAATGGGCAAGATGTTCGCTAATAAGCAATACAAGGATGCCGCCAAAGAACTCAAAGATAAAATGAAGGCGCTTCAAGATGCACTTAAAAAGAGCGAACAAAATCAAGCCTCGAAAGAAGCTCAGAAATTAGCGAATGAAATGAAAAACATGAGTCAAAAGATGCAAGAGGCCGCCAAAAATCTCAAGGCTAATAATAGCACAATGAAGATGGATATTAGTAAAATGGCTGAGCTCAGTAAAAAGCTATCGGATAATATCTGTAAAAATCCCAAGCAGTGCAATATGGGTGAAGCGAAAGAATGTAGTGGAGATATGAAAAAAGCTGTACTTAGTCTTTGCGATAAATTAGACGAAAATGAAACGAAGAATCTCTTTATGGCAAAACTCGACAAAATGCAAGAAGCCTTAGCCATGTCACAAGCCAAAATGAATGGCATGTCACAAATGCAAGGCATGCAAATGGCGAAAGGCGTGGGTGCAGGAAGTCAGGACTCAAAAAACACCACCACACAAACGATTGATACCGCTTACGATACTCAACTAAAAGGGCAACAGGGAGAAGGCAGTTCTTTAACTCAAATAGAACAAGCCAGTAGTGGAACAGGCATTTCTCGAACCACTGACCCTTCCAATAAACAGATCGAATACAAGCGCCAAATGGAATCCTTTATTGAACAAGAAAATATACCCGAAGCCATGAAGTCCGGCGTCAAAGAATACTTTAAACGAATTCACAAAGATTAGGAGATCACATGTCAGTTACATTTGAAAACGAAGCGGTAGAAAAAGAAGTCCAAGCATTCAGAACAACCTTCAGCTCATTAAAAGAGGAAATTGGCAAGTTTATTGTCGGTCAAGATGAGGTAGTCAATCACGTTCTCATTTCAATCATTGCTGGTGGTCACGTGCTGTTGGAAGGTGTTCCAGGCTTGGGCAAGACCGCTTTAGTCAATACCATCTCAAAAGTCCTTCATTTGGACTCCAAACGCATTCAGTTCACTCCAGATCTTTTGCCTGCCGATATTCTCGGGACCAATATCCTCGTGGAGCGCAATGGCGAAAAAGTATTCGAATTCCAAAAGGGCCCTATTTTCACCAATATCTTATTAGCCGATGAAATCAATCGTGCCACACCCAAGACTCAATCGGCACTTCTTGAAACCATGCAAGAAAAAACCGTGACCGTCGCTAATAAAACTCATATTCTTGATAAACCTTATTTTGTTTTGGCCACGCAAAACCCTCTCGAAATGGATGGCACCTATCCTCTCCCTGAAGCTCAATTAGACCGTTTCTTTTTTAAGTTAAATGTCGAAATGCCCAATCATCAGGAGTTCTCCGAAATCCTCGATCGTACCACGGGACTCACACAACCAGAGATTAACGCAATTACCGACGGTGCACGCATCATTGAGATGGGTAAAACCGCCTGCCAAGTTCCCATTGCCGAGGACATCAAAAACTACTTAATTAAGCTCGCCATTTCAACTCATCCAGAAAAGGACGAGTCTCCAAAGGTCGTCAAACAGTATATCCGCTACGGTGTTTCTCCCCGTGCCGCGCAAGCTATTTTATTAGCGGCTCGTATTCACGCACTCATCTCCGGGCGTTATCACGTCGCCAAGGAAGACATCAACGCCGTTGCGATCCCCGCAATGAGGCACCGTATGTTACTCAGTTTCGAAGGTGAAGCCGAAGGTATTACTACTGAGAAAATTATTAAAGACATCATTCAATTACTCAATTAATCTGATGCTCTTAACTGACCCACAATTCATTAAACGCCTCGAAATGCTCGCGCTTTTGGCTCGTAAAGTTCTCAATGGAGAACTCAAAGCCGATCGCAAAAGTAATAAAAAGGGCAGTGGTACAACTTTTGCCGATTATCAAGAGTACACACAAG from Lentisphaera profundi harbors:
- a CDS encoding AAA family ATPase; protein product: MSVTFENEAVEKEVQAFRTTFSSLKEEIGKFIVGQDEVVNHVLISIIAGGHVLLEGVPGLGKTALVNTISKVLHLDSKRIQFTPDLLPADILGTNILVERNGEKVFEFQKGPIFTNILLADEINRATPKTQSALLETMQEKTVTVANKTHILDKPYFVLATQNPLEMDGTYPLPEAQLDRFFFKLNVEMPNHQEFSEILDRTTGLTQPEINAITDGARIIEMGKTACQVPIAEDIKNYLIKLAISTHPEKDESPKVVKQYIRYGVSPRAAQAILLAARIHALISGRYHVAKEDINAVAIPAMRHRMLLSFEGEAEGITTEKIIKDIIQLLN